Below is a window of Hydrogenimonas sp. DNA.
GAAAACTCTATTCAAAATTGCCTAAGAACTCTCATTTTTCATGAAAGAGATAAAGTTCATGGGCAGTTTCGCAGTTAAAAACCGCCCCTATCGCATATACCGATCAAGCAGATTCGGTATTGCTCAAAACGAGAATCAGCGAGCCGGTCACGACAGTGGCGATGATGGTGTATCCGGTCGGGAGGTCGAAGCGGTATGAGAGAAAGAGTGCCAGGGTGACAGAGAGGCCTCCGAAGAGCCATGCAAACGGTAAAGAGGGCCACCTCTTCTGTATCAGGGCGGCGTAGGCCGGTGCTATGAGCAGTGCGAAGACCACGAGCACTCCGGCGATCTGTACAGAAGAGGTAACCGTTATGGCCAATGCGGTGAAGAATATGATCTCTTTCAACATTCCCGATGTTCGGGGGTAGATCAGGAACATGACCGCGGCAACGGCCCCATAGAGCAGAAAAGCCTTCAGAACATCGGCCGGTGCGGCAAAAAGGATATCCGCCGCGCTCAGCTTGTTAAAGAGCTCCATTCCCTGACCGCTCTGGGCCAGTATCAGCATGATGGAGGAGATACCGAGTGCGTAAAGAAGCCCTATGAACGCTTCGACATGCCGTAAACGCCGGCTTGCATATGCTATCACCAGGGCCGCCGTGAAGGCGAAAAAGAGTGTCAGCGGCGTCTGGTATCTCCCCTCCAGAAAAGCGCTGCTGACAGCAACGCCTATTGCGGCGACCTGCCCGATTGCCAGGTCGGTGAAGATGACGCCGCGTTTTATAATCTCCAGCCCGAAGACGGCATGTATAAAAACGAGCAAAAGGCCCAGCACAAAAGCGGGCCACAGAATCTCCACTATCGGCATAGGCGCTCGGCATAGGTCTCATAGAACGACTCTAGCGTCCCTGAACCCTCTACGGCTCCAAGATCATGAGGCAGCACCACGACCCGCGCACCAGTTTTTGCCGCTATGAACCTTGCCGTCCTCTTTTCATGGTAGGGGTCTTGCAAAATCGTTTTGACACCCTTCTCTTTCATCGAGGCGATCAGCTCCAGTGTATGTTTCGAGCCGGGGGCGATGCCGGGCAGCGGTTCTATAGTGCCGACAGAAACTATGCCGTAGCGTTTGAGAAAGTAGTTGTAGAGCTCATGGTACTGAACCACTTTCATGCCCCGGCACTTCTCCATCCGGGCGTCGAATCTTTTCAAAAACTTCTGCCAGCGGTCCAGAAATCTTTTCAGGTTGGCCGCATAGTCGTTTTTATGGAGCGGGTCTACGATTTCGAGTTTATGCTCTATCAGCGTCGCAATCGGGACAATATTGTGCGGATCGATGTAGAAGTGGGGGTTGCCCTCGGGGTGAACATCCCCGTATGCGCGTGAAACGGCTTCTGATTTCTCTATCGTATCTACCACCCTGCTCACATCTACAAACCCGGCTCTTCCCGGGTTGATCTTCGGGTTGTTGGCACGCTCGAGCAGCGGAGGGAGCCAGCCTATCTCCAGTCCGCCGC
It encodes the following:
- a CDS encoding zinc ABC transporter, periplasmic-binding protein ZnuA, whose protein sequence is MKKVFIVLVLTFSALLARVDVAVTYSYLAAVTESIGGEHVKVTVLSSPKQDPHFVVPKPSLISRLSRADMLVINGGGLEIGWLPPLLERANNPKINPGRAGFVDVSRVVDTIEKSEAVSRAYGDVHPEGNPHFYIDPHNIVPIATLIEHKLEIVDPLHKNDYAANLKRFLDRWQKFLKRFDARMEKCRGMKVVQYHELYNYFLKRYGIVSVGTIEPLPGIAPGSKHTLELIASMKEKGVKTILQDPYHEKRTARFIAAKTGARVVVLPHDLGAVEGSGTLESFYETYAERLCR
- a CDS encoding zinc ABC transporter, inner membrane permease protein ZnuB; this encodes MPIVEILWPAFVLGLLLVFIHAVFGLEIIKRGVIFTDLAIGQVAAIGVAVSSAFLEGRYQTPLTLFFAFTAALVIAYASRRLRHVEAFIGLLYALGISSIMLILAQSGQGMELFNKLSAADILFAAPADVLKAFLLYGAVAAVMFLIYPRTSGMLKEIIFFTALAITVTSSVQIAGVLVVFALLIAPAYAALIQKRWPSLPFAWLFGGLSVTLALFLSYRFDLPTGYTIIATVVTGSLILVLSNTESA